A region of Euzebya tangerina DNA encodes the following proteins:
- a CDS encoding acetolactate synthase large subunit, producing the protein MTGAQAVIASLERAGVEVVFGHPGGAILPAYDPLLDSPIRHVLARHEQGAGHMAEGYAQATGRVGVAIATSGPGGTNLVTPLANALMDSIPIVCITGQVATSAVGGDAFQEADITGITMPVTKHNEMIHEADRIPGAIAEAFHIASTGRKGPVLIDIPKDVLAQELTAFEWPEKVLLPGYKPNVKGHSKMVREAVDVILSAERPIVYAGGGIVAAGAEAQLRSLAETLGLPVVTTLMARGAFPDSHPNHIGMPGMHGHWSAVTALQKADLLIALGTRFDDRVTGKLEAFAPHAKVVHVDIDPAEIGKNKAVDVPIVGDLSIVMDQLAEVLTKRLEAGRVPADLTAWWETLNGWLENHPLTHEQDPDGPLKPQTVVRALNEARAQDSIIVTGVGQHQMWASQLISYETSRQWINSGGLGTMGYGVPAAIGAKAGRPDAQVILIDGDGSFQMTLQELATARTEGIPVIFTVLNNGVLGMVRQWQELFYDRRFSQIDLDASVPDLVKLAEAFGCQGFRVSTVDELGPTIEKALAVTDVPVVIDFRVDPEEKVFPMVPAGQSNDLIIENMDEWREREAAAQRGEGADLKSAGPPS; encoded by the coding sequence ATGACAGGTGCCCAAGCGGTCATCGCCTCGCTTGAACGGGCTGGTGTCGAGGTTGTGTTCGGCCACCCCGGGGGTGCCATCCTGCCGGCATACGACCCGCTGCTCGACTCGCCGATTCGCCATGTGCTCGCCCGGCACGAGCAGGGCGCTGGACACATGGCGGAGGGATACGCCCAAGCCACCGGCCGGGTCGGCGTCGCCATCGCCACCTCCGGGCCCGGAGGAACCAACCTCGTCACCCCACTGGCCAACGCCCTGATGGACTCCATCCCCATCGTGTGCATCACGGGGCAGGTCGCCACCAGTGCGGTCGGAGGTGACGCCTTCCAAGAGGCCGACATCACCGGCATCACCATGCCGGTGACGAAGCACAACGAGATGATCCACGAGGCCGATCGGATTCCCGGCGCGATCGCCGAGGCCTTCCACATCGCCTCCACCGGCCGCAAGGGGCCCGTCCTGATCGACATCCCGAAGGACGTGCTGGCGCAGGAGCTGACCGCCTTCGAGTGGCCCGAGAAGGTCTTGCTCCCCGGGTACAAGCCGAACGTGAAGGGCCACTCCAAGATGGTCCGCGAGGCCGTCGACGTGATCCTGTCCGCCGAGCGGCCGATCGTCTACGCCGGTGGGGGCATCGTCGCCGCGGGGGCCGAGGCTCAACTCCGGAGCCTTGCCGAGACCCTCGGCCTTCCTGTCGTCACCACCTTGATGGCCCGGGGTGCCTTCCCGGACTCCCACCCCAATCACATCGGCATGCCGGGGATGCACGGCCACTGGTCCGCGGTCACCGCGCTGCAGAAGGCTGACCTGCTGATCGCCCTCGGCACCCGCTTCGACGACCGGGTCACCGGAAAGCTGGAGGCATTCGCACCCCACGCGAAGGTCGTCCACGTCGACATCGATCCGGCGGAGATCGGGAAGAACAAGGCGGTCGACGTCCCCATCGTCGGCGACCTCTCCATCGTCATGGATCAGCTTGCGGAGGTGCTCACCAAGCGCCTGGAGGCCGGCCGGGTGCCGGCGGACCTCACCGCCTGGTGGGAGACCCTGAACGGCTGGCTGGAGAACCACCCGCTGACCCACGAGCAGGATCCCGATGGACCCCTCAAGCCCCAGACCGTGGTGCGGGCCCTGAACGAGGCGCGGGCGCAGGACTCCATCATCGTCACCGGGGTGGGGCAGCACCAGATGTGGGCCAGTCAGCTGATCTCCTACGAGACCTCCCGGCAGTGGATCAACTCGGGTGGCTTGGGGACGATGGGCTACGGCGTACCAGCCGCGATCGGCGCGAAGGCCGGCCGCCCTGACGCCCAGGTCATCCTGATCGACGGCGACGGCTCGTTCCAGATGACCCTTCAGGAGCTGGCCACCGCGCGGACCGAGGGCATCCCCGTCATCTTCACCGTCCTCAACAACGGCGTGCTGGGCATGGTCCGGCAGTGGCAGGAGCTGTTCTACGACCGCCGCTTCTCCCAGATCGACTTGGACGCCAGCGTCCCGGATCTGGTCAAGCTCGCCGAGGCGTTCGGCTGTCAGGGCTTCCGGGTCTCCACCGTCGACGAGCTCGGCCCGACGATCGAGAAGGCGCTCGCGGTCACCGATGTCCCCGTGGTCATCGACTTCCGCGTCGACCCCGAGGAGAAGGTGTTCCCGATGGTCCCGGCGGGCCAGTCGAACGACCTGATCATCGAGAACATGGACGAGTGGCGCGAGCGTGAAGCCGCGGCCCAGCGAGGCGAGGGCGCAGACCTCAAGAGCGCCGGACCACCCAGCTAA
- a CDS encoding alpha/beta hydrolase: protein MTTIQVEGGELAVARWGPTDAPTAVAAHGITSHHLAWSLVGQDLAERGLGLVAPDLRGRGDSSDPGAASSLAAHADDLVAMAHSLALPTPGVVAGHSMGGFVAAMAGVRHPGSWSHVVLVDGGPPLSDPLPEGTDVEAVLLSVIGPALERLDARFESPEAYRVFWRNHPALAGVDPHLVNRYADYDLRPDGDTWRSKVSRAAILADARDTLVDPEVRTAVESLAPLPATMLHAERGMQDGPVALYPPERIAAIVDPLPHVETHLVEDVNHYTISLAPHGARAVADAIASALTT from the coding sequence ATGACCACAATCCAGGTCGAGGGTGGGGAGTTGGCCGTCGCCCGTTGGGGGCCCACAGACGCGCCCACGGCAGTCGCCGCCCATGGCATCACCTCCCACCATCTGGCTTGGTCGCTCGTCGGCCAGGACCTGGCGGAGCGGGGCCTGGGGCTGGTCGCCCCTGACTTGCGTGGCCGAGGCGACTCCAGCGATCCGGGCGCCGCCAGCTCACTGGCCGCTCACGCCGACGACCTGGTCGCGATGGCCCACTCGCTGGCCCTGCCCACGCCTGGTGTCGTTGCCGGTCACTCGATGGGAGGGTTCGTCGCCGCGATGGCCGGGGTCCGGCACCCCGGGTCCTGGTCGCACGTCGTGCTGGTGGACGGAGGACCACCTCTCTCCGACCCCCTGCCGGAGGGAACCGACGTCGAGGCGGTGCTGCTCAGCGTCATCGGCCCTGCGCTCGAACGGTTGGATGCCAGGTTCGAGTCCCCCGAGGCCTACCGGGTGTTCTGGCGGAACCACCCGGCGCTGGCTGGGGTCGACCCCCATCTGGTCAATCGCTACGCCGATTACGATCTGCGCCCGGACGGTGACACCTGGCGGTCCAAGGTCTCGCGGGCGGCGATCCTGGCCGACGCGCGAGACACGCTCGTGGATCCTGAGGTCAGGACTGCAGTGGAGTCCCTGGCGCCGCTACCCGCGACGATGCTGCACGCCGAGCGAGGGATGCAGGACGGTCCCGTGGCGCTCTACCCGCCGGAGCGGATCGCCGCGATCGTGGATCCCCTCCCCCACGTGGAGACGCACCTGGTGGAGGACGTCAACCACTACACGATCAGCCTGGCCCCGCACGGGGCTCGTGCGGTGGCGGACGCGATCGCGTCAGCCCTCACGACGTAG
- the fni gene encoding type 2 isopentenyl-diphosphate Delta-isomerase has protein sequence MSAGSQAGGREDGVAARKADHLRLSLQEDVGHVGITTGLEALRLNARALPGCSLADVDLGVELFGRRVAAPVAISCMTGGTGAAGPVNRALAAAAQEHRVVLGLGSGRSLLEGGDPASFQVRDIAPDVLLLANLGAVQLAEHGVEGCRRLLEATGADVLVLHLNAVQEAVQPGGDTDFEGVLEAIETVAGRLEVPVVVKEVGFGMAREDIAALVDAGVAGIDVAGAGGTNWATVEGQRDSRAGRVAGAFADWGWSTVDSLRSAATVRAERGSAVVLMASGGLEDGVDAAKCVALGADLAGFGRRLLAAGAEGPAAASEELGVLVEQLRIAVWATGHRSVTGLGPGDLRPA, from the coding sequence TTGAGCGCGGGCTCGCAAGCGGGCGGCCGGGAGGACGGCGTCGCGGCGCGCAAGGCCGACCACCTGCGGCTGAGCTTGCAGGAGGACGTGGGCCACGTGGGCATCACCACCGGTCTTGAGGCACTGCGGTTGAACGCCAGGGCGCTACCGGGCTGCTCACTGGCGGACGTCGACCTCGGCGTCGAGCTCTTCGGGCGGCGGGTGGCCGCTCCCGTCGCGATCAGCTGCATGACGGGAGGCACCGGTGCGGCGGGGCCGGTCAATCGGGCACTGGCGGCGGCGGCGCAGGAGCACCGGGTGGTGCTTGGCCTGGGGTCGGGCCGATCGCTGCTCGAGGGAGGAGACCCCGCCTCGTTCCAGGTCCGCGACATCGCACCCGATGTGCTGCTGCTGGCCAACCTCGGGGCGGTCCAGCTGGCGGAGCACGGGGTCGAGGGGTGTCGACGGCTGCTGGAGGCCACAGGCGCAGATGTGCTGGTGCTGCACCTCAACGCGGTTCAGGAGGCGGTCCAGCCGGGCGGGGACACGGACTTCGAGGGGGTCCTGGAGGCCATCGAGACGGTGGCCGGCCGGCTCGAGGTTCCCGTCGTGGTCAAGGAGGTCGGCTTCGGGATGGCTCGCGAGGACATCGCCGCCCTGGTCGACGCAGGGGTGGCCGGAATCGATGTGGCGGGCGCGGGGGGGACGAACTGGGCGACGGTGGAGGGGCAACGCGACAGCCGGGCGGGGCGGGTGGCCGGAGCGTTCGCGGACTGGGGGTGGTCGACGGTCGACTCGTTGCGGTCGGCCGCGACCGTACGGGCGGAGCGGGGGTCGGCGGTCGTGCTGATGGCGTCCGGCGGTTTGGAGGACGGGGTGGACGCCGCGAAGTGCGTGGCCCTGGGCGCAGATCTGGCGGGCTTCGGACGTCGGCTGCTGGCTGCCGGGGCGGAGGGGCCGGCGGCCGCGTCGGAGGAGTTGGGCGTGCTGGTCGAGCAGTTGCGGATCGCCGTCTGGGCGACCGGCCATCGGTCGGTGACCGGCCTGGGTCCGGGGGACCTCCGCCCCGCCTGA
- a CDS encoding phytoene/squalene synthase family protein produces the protein MSQLASGAVAGGYTHPNPTTDIVTAMVGSARGEAVSLATSYELCRRINAAHGRTYYFATRLLPAHKRPHVHALYAFARYADDLVDHLGLEWTPQDRRRELEAWTAGFLADLAAGETEDPVLKAVIHTVTTLGIDHDDLDAFLTSMAMDLTVTRYATYDDLHTYVYGSAAVIGSMMLPVLEPTTATARGPAMELGIAFQLTNFIRDVAEDFERGRIYLPLEDLDRFGVTDEHFRSRFVGPELRRLLAFEIERTRALYRRAEAGWAMLPPASARCIRTAHHLYAGILDRVERCGYQVFQVRASVPGWQKATVAVREMAR, from the coding sequence GTGAGTCAGCTGGCCTCGGGGGCCGTGGCTGGCGGCTACACCCACCCCAACCCCACGACCGACATCGTCACGGCGATGGTCGGCAGTGCACGGGGCGAGGCGGTGAGCCTCGCAACCTCCTACGAGCTCTGCCGCCGGATCAACGCCGCGCACGGCCGGACCTACTACTTCGCGACGCGCCTCCTGCCGGCCCACAAGCGCCCCCACGTGCATGCCCTGTACGCCTTCGCGCGGTACGCCGACGACCTGGTCGACCACCTTGGCCTGGAGTGGACGCCACAGGATCGGCGCCGAGAGCTCGAGGCGTGGACGGCCGGGTTCCTGGCCGACCTGGCCGCCGGTGAGACCGAAGATCCGGTCCTCAAGGCGGTGATCCACACGGTCACGACGCTGGGGATCGACCACGACGACCTAGACGCCTTCCTCACGTCCATGGCCATGGACCTGACCGTCACCCGCTACGCCACCTACGACGACCTGCACACCTACGTGTACGGCTCGGCGGCGGTGATCGGCTCCATGATGCTGCCGGTCCTCGAGCCCACGACCGCCACGGCGCGTGGACCGGCGATGGAACTCGGCATCGCCTTCCAGCTGACCAACTTCATCCGCGATGTGGCCGAGGACTTCGAACGCGGGAGGATCTACCTGCCGCTGGAGGATCTGGATCGGTTCGGCGTGACCGACGAGCACTTCCGGTCCCGCTTCGTCGGCCCGGAGCTGCGGCGGCTGCTGGCCTTCGAGATCGAGCGGACGCGGGCGCTCTACCGGCGGGCTGAGGCGGGCTGGGCGATGCTGCCGCCGGCCAGCGCCCGGTGCATCCGGACCGCCCACCACCTCTACGCCGGCATCCTGGACCGGGTCGAGCGGTGCGGATATCAGGTCTTCCAGGTGCGCGCGTCCGTTCCAGGCTGGCAGAAGGCGACGGTGGCGGTCCGCGAGATGGCTCGTTGA
- a CDS encoding phytoene desaturase family protein, translating into MGSVVVVGAGLGGLSTALRLSAAGHRVTILEREAIPGGRAGRFTDQGFTFDTGPTVLTMPALVEELFALHGEHMADHLEIERLDPAYRAVFDDGAVVNIRGSVEQMVTEITGFAGQAEADRFVDFADHLKRLYEAEYDTFIDANFDSLLDLAKPAKMAELIRLGGFRRVHSLVASKLTDWRLQRLFTFQSMYAGMSPYEALGVYAVIAYMDSIAGVYFPKGGIHATSQALADLATRHGVEIRYEAEVARVTGRGRRATGVALVDGEHIPADVVVLNPDLPIAYERLLPPKATPRRVKHLTYSPSCIVVHLGLDRKLLDAAHHNIHFAADYQGSFDDILAGRLQRDPSWFLTVPTLGEPAMAPDGGEVGFVLIPSPNLHGDPINWTTQAPRELEATIQRLEDAKYGPVSDSVVTSRVVTPQDWADQGMAAGTPFAASHHFRQTGPFRPANVAPKVDGVVFVGSSTTPGVGVPMVIVSGRLAAERVQQQLAAR; encoded by the coding sequence ATGGGATCAGTTGTTGTCGTCGGGGCAGGCCTGGGCGGTCTGTCCACTGCGCTTCGCCTGTCCGCTGCCGGACACCGGGTGACGATCCTCGAGCGGGAGGCCATCCCGGGCGGCAGGGCCGGACGGTTCACCGATCAGGGCTTCACCTTCGACACCGGACCCACGGTGCTGACGATGCCGGCCCTCGTCGAGGAGCTGTTCGCACTACACGGCGAACACATGGCCGATCACCTGGAGATCGAGCGGCTGGACCCCGCCTACCGTGCTGTCTTCGACGACGGAGCCGTGGTCAACATCCGCGGCTCGGTGGAGCAGATGGTCACTGAGATCACCGGCTTCGCCGGCCAGGCCGAGGCGGACCGGTTCGTCGACTTCGCCGACCACCTGAAGCGCTTGTACGAGGCCGAGTACGACACCTTCATCGACGCGAACTTCGACTCGCTGCTCGACCTGGCCAAGCCGGCCAAGATGGCGGAGCTCATCCGCCTGGGCGGCTTCCGGCGGGTCCACAGCCTGGTCGCCTCCAAGCTGACCGACTGGCGTCTGCAGCGCCTGTTCACCTTCCAGTCGATGTATGCCGGAATGAGCCCGTACGAGGCCCTCGGCGTGTACGCGGTCATCGCCTACATGGACTCGATCGCCGGCGTGTACTTCCCCAAGGGCGGGATCCACGCGACCAGTCAGGCGCTGGCCGACCTGGCCACCCGACACGGGGTCGAGATCCGGTACGAGGCGGAGGTGGCGCGGGTGACCGGTCGCGGTCGTCGAGCAACGGGTGTGGCGCTGGTGGATGGCGAGCACATCCCCGCCGATGTCGTCGTGCTGAACCCCGACCTGCCGATCGCCTACGAGCGGCTGCTGCCTCCGAAGGCGACCCCGCGCCGGGTGAAGCACCTGACCTACTCGCCCAGCTGCATCGTGGTCCACCTCGGCCTGGACCGGAAGCTGCTGGACGCCGCCCACCACAACATCCACTTCGCCGCGGACTACCAGGGCTCCTTCGACGACATCCTGGCCGGCCGCCTGCAACGCGACCCGTCGTGGTTCCTGACCGTCCCGACGCTCGGTGAACCGGCGATGGCTCCCGACGGTGGCGAGGTCGGGTTCGTCCTCATCCCTTCGCCGAACCTACACGGGGACCCCATCAACTGGACCACCCAGGCGCCACGCGAGTTGGAGGCGACGATCCAGCGACTCGAGGACGCCAAGTACGGGCCGGTCTCGGACTCCGTCGTCACCAGTCGCGTGGTGACCCCGCAGGACTGGGCCGACCAGGGGATGGCGGCCGGCACCCCGTTCGCGGCCTCCCACCACTTCCGGCAGACCGGCCCATTCCGGCCGGCCAACGTGGCGCCCAAGGTCGACGGCGTGGTCTTCGTCGGCTCCTCCACCACCCCCGGTGTCGGCGTCCCCATGGTCATCGTGTCGGGTCGCCTTGCCGCCGAGCGGGTCCAGCAGCAGCTGGCGGCCCGGTGA
- a CDS encoding polyprenyl synthetase family protein: protein MSPRLFPSSIDLAAPPSGQVLGLLAQRVDEVLATFLTERAKELAAIDAALNPVADSVTALVEAGGKRLRPAFVWWGAMAAAAEPDPEILKPAGAAELLHTFALIHDDIMDKSATRRGLPAVHSALAEHHREAGMAGDAEWFGTGGGILAGDMVFVWADMLFEAAALDPVALARSRTVFAHLRTEVMAGQYLDLRLSGLPEASEEDSLRVSLLKSGRYTVTRPLQMGAALGAPDDALDRALVEFGDAIGVAFQLRDDILGLMGDPDETGKGALEDVREGKRTMLVLRARDLATPAQRDVLAGVLGDPAAADEGVDQVRQVVTETGALDQVEASLSTLRATAEAAIDEVREPARSALLELAAEAIDRTS from the coding sequence ATGAGCCCCCGTCTCTTCCCGTCCTCGATCGACCTGGCGGCACCGCCGTCCGGCCAGGTCCTGGGCCTCCTCGCCCAGCGGGTGGACGAGGTGCTGGCGACCTTCCTGACCGAACGCGCCAAGGAGCTGGCGGCCATCGACGCCGCGCTCAATCCGGTCGCGGACTCGGTCACCGCGCTGGTCGAGGCGGGCGGAAAGCGGCTTCGGCCGGCGTTCGTCTGGTGGGGGGCGATGGCCGCGGCGGCGGAGCCCGACCCCGAGATCCTCAAGCCGGCCGGGGCGGCAGAGCTCCTCCACACCTTCGCCCTGATCCACGACGACATCATGGACAAGTCGGCCACGAGACGGGGTCTGCCGGCCGTCCACTCCGCGCTGGCCGAACACCACCGCGAGGCTGGTATGGCCGGGGACGCCGAGTGGTTCGGAACCGGCGGCGGGATTCTGGCCGGTGACATGGTCTTCGTGTGGGCCGACATGCTGTTCGAGGCGGCCGCCCTCGATCCCGTCGCGCTTGCACGGTCGAGGACCGTGTTCGCCCACCTGCGGACCGAGGTCATGGCCGGCCAGTACCTCGATCTGCGACTGTCGGGTCTGCCCGAGGCCAGCGAGGAGGACTCGCTGCGCGTGTCGCTGCTGAAGAGCGGCCGCTACACCGTCACCCGGCCACTGCAGATGGGTGCGGCACTGGGTGCGCCGGACGACGCACTCGATCGTGCGCTGGTGGAGTTCGGTGACGCCATCGGCGTCGCCTTCCAGCTGCGCGACGACATCCTGGGTCTGATGGGCGACCCGGACGAGACCGGCAAGGGTGCCCTGGAAGACGTCCGCGAGGGCAAGCGCACCATGCTGGTCCTGCGTGCCCGCGACCTCGCCACCCCCGCCCAACGCGACGTGCTGGCCGGTGTCCTCGGTGACCCAGCGGCCGCGGACGAGGGGGTCGATCAGGTCCGCCAGGTCGTGACCGAGACCGGCGCGCTGGACCAGGTCGAGGCCAGTCTGAGCACGCTCCGCGCCACGGCGGAGGCAGCGATCGACGAGGTCCGCGAACCGGCGCGGTCCGCGCTGCTCGAGCTGGCCGCCGAGGCCATCGATCGCACCTCCTGA
- a CDS encoding acyl-CoA dehydrogenase family protein, whose protein sequence is MWRLTETEEARREQFQTDVRRLIQPEVDGIHATGEYPRRLYDVMGRAGMLGVSIPAEFGGQGQTTVTDAACVEELAKVSGTVSLMAAYVTLTALPVMIAGSAEVKQTILPRLCSGEWLGSYAITEPHAGSNPADMRTTATRTDAGWLINGQKKFIGNAGINDVYVIFARTGGEGAGGISAFWLPADTPGITAEVLPTMGLPGWHLGQPRFTDVEVGEDHLMGGEGNGFAIAMQAFDASRLIVAAQAVGLAQGAIDLAMDYALRRHTFGVPVIDHQGIQFKLAELEAQVAAARSLTYMAATMADEGAEGLTKISSSAKMFASDVAMRATTEAVQVLGGNGYLDGFPAERMMRDAKVLQIYEGTNEIQKLVIARAMRAQAEAREPLWADLMPGQPGVPDGT, encoded by the coding sequence ATGTGGCGCCTCACCGAGACCGAAGAAGCACGACGAGAGCAGTTCCAGACCGACGTTCGCCGACTGATCCAACCCGAGGTGGACGGCATCCACGCGACGGGCGAGTACCCCCGGCGGTTGTACGACGTCATGGGGCGGGCCGGCATGCTGGGTGTCTCGATCCCAGCGGAGTTCGGCGGCCAGGGCCAGACGACGGTCACCGATGCCGCCTGCGTCGAGGAGTTGGCGAAGGTCTCGGGGACGGTGTCCCTGATGGCTGCCTACGTGACGCTCACGGCCCTCCCGGTGATGATCGCCGGCTCAGCGGAGGTGAAGCAGACCATCCTCCCGCGGCTGTGCTCCGGCGAGTGGTTGGGTTCCTATGCCATCACCGAGCCGCACGCGGGCTCCAACCCGGCCGACATGCGGACCACGGCCACCCGAACCGATGCCGGCTGGCTGATCAACGGGCAGAAGAAGTTCATCGGCAACGCGGGGATCAACGACGTGTACGTCATCTTCGCGAGGACGGGTGGGGAGGGAGCCGGCGGCATCAGCGCCTTCTGGCTCCCCGCCGACACACCGGGCATCACGGCCGAGGTGCTGCCGACCATGGGGCTGCCCGGGTGGCACCTCGGCCAGCCGAGGTTCACCGATGTCGAGGTGGGTGAGGACCACCTGATGGGCGGCGAGGGCAACGGGTTCGCCATCGCCATGCAGGCCTTCGACGCCTCACGGCTGATCGTCGCTGCGCAGGCGGTGGGGTTGGCGCAGGGTGCGATCGACCTGGCCATGGACTACGCGCTGCGCCGCCACACCTTCGGGGTCCCGGTCATCGATCATCAGGGCATCCAGTTCAAGCTGGCAGAGCTGGAGGCGCAGGTCGCTGCCGCCCGCTCGCTGACCTACATGGCTGCGACGATGGCCGACGAGGGGGCGGAGGGCCTGACCAAGATCAGCTCCTCGGCCAAGATGTTCGCCTCCGACGTGGCGATGCGGGCGACGACGGAGGCCGTCCAGGTGCTGGGTGGCAACGGGTACCTGGACGGGTTCCCGGCGGAGCGGATGATGCGTGATGCCAAGGTGCTGCAGATCTACGAAGGCACCAACGAGATCCAGAAGCTGGTCATCGCACGGGCCATGCGGGCCCAGGCGGAAGCCCGGGAGCCACTGTGGGCCGACCTCATGCCGGGCCAGCCGGGGGTCCCCGACGGGACCTAG